A window from Candidatus Neomarinimicrobiota bacterium encodes these proteins:
- a CDS encoding RsmD family RNA methyltransferase: MTRVIAGEHKGLNLHNPPGKSIRPSTDRTKEWIYSVLYDVSELTVLDIFCGAGNLGIEALSRGASRCTFVDSASKAVKLTTENIALTEYEDRTQVIRLDALKFLKEAGALFDLIVADPPYEYEDIEKLIPLAVDRLTEPGRFFLETSLPITGTLPDHITEIRQESMGGTVVTVYGELE, translated from the coding sequence ATGACCCGGGTGATTGCTGGCGAGCACAAAGGCCTCAATCTTCATAATCCCCCCGGGAAATCTATACGTCCTTCGACCGACCGAACCAAAGAGTGGATCTATTCAGTCCTGTATGACGTGAGTGAATTAACCGTCCTTGATATTTTCTGTGGCGCCGGCAACCTCGGGATAGAAGCACTCAGTCGCGGTGCTTCGCGTTGTACCTTTGTTGATTCGGCATCTAAGGCAGTGAAACTAACCACGGAAAATATTGCATTAACCGAATATGAGGACCGAACTCAGGTAATACGCCTTGATGCTCTCAAGTTTTTGAAGGAGGCGGGAGCTCTGTTTGATCTTATAGTGGCTGACCCACCCTATGAATACGAGGACATTGAGAAACTCATCCCACTGGCAGTAGACCGGCTTACCGAACCCGGACGATTCTTTCTGGAAACGAGTCTGCCTATCACCGGGACACTACCGGACCATATCACAGAAATCCGGCAGGAATCGATGGGCGGTACTGTCGTAACCGTTTACGGAGAACTGGAATGA